One Rhodoferax ferrireducens T118 DNA segment encodes these proteins:
- a CDS encoding ABC transporter ATP-binding protein/permease, whose product MTTEETPGFNARLWQRFVTIARPYWLSDERWPARGMLALLVLLLLGQTAFSVLFNQETGEFTSALAARDTDRFWASIWRYTAILVAAVPIYALYYYVRDTLGLRWRRWLTDSFLARYFHQRAYYRLNTSGIDNPDQRIAEDINSFTQQSLYFSMIALGSVIDLVAFSSVLWTISQGLVYFLLGYAILSTVFTGAVFGKRLIGLNFRQLQREANFRFSLVRVREHAEPIAFHDGEAREMSALQRVFAAAYANYQQVLRWQFKLNLFQYAHSFLTIVLPTVIIANEVLSGKLEVGRAIQAAGAFAAILSALTVIVQHFEGLSRFSAGVDRLHAFSEALGDEAGQPASAADDGTQIHTVHGFDLALERLTVLTPNREHLLLEELTLAVKPGEGLLVVGPSGTGKSSMLRVIAGLWNTGSGEVTRPAGSDMLFLPQQPYLPLGDLRCQLTYPQTERDISDEELLQWLEQVNLPTLAERFGGLGAELDWSRVLSVGEQQRLVFARALLAKPRYLLLDEATSALDAGNEERLYGQLAVLSITPISVSHHQAIVKHHHWVLELPGNGSWTLHEARGYRWGP is encoded by the coding sequence ATGACGACCGAAGAAACACCCGGATTCAACGCCCGCCTGTGGCAACGCTTTGTCACCATCGCGCGTCCGTACTGGCTGTCGGATGAACGCTGGCCAGCCAGGGGCATGCTGGCCTTGCTGGTCTTGCTGCTGCTGGGGCAGACCGCCTTCAGCGTGCTGTTCAACCAGGAAACGGGTGAATTCACCTCGGCCCTGGCCGCGCGCGACACCGATCGCTTCTGGGCCTCGATCTGGCGCTACACGGCCATCCTCGTGGCAGCGGTGCCCATCTATGCCCTGTACTACTACGTGCGCGACACGCTCGGGCTGCGCTGGCGCCGCTGGCTGACCGACAGCTTTCTGGCGCGCTATTTTCATCAGCGCGCCTATTACCGGCTCAACACCAGCGGCATCGACAACCCCGACCAGCGCATTGCCGAAGACATCAACAGCTTCACCCAGCAGTCGCTCTACTTCTCCATGATCGCGCTGGGCTCGGTGATCGACTTGGTCGCCTTCTCCAGCGTGCTGTGGACCATCTCGCAGGGGCTGGTTTACTTCCTGCTCGGCTATGCAATCTTGAGCACCGTATTCACGGGCGCAGTATTTGGCAAACGGCTCATCGGCTTGAACTTTCGCCAACTGCAGCGTGAGGCAAACTTTCGCTTCAGCCTGGTGCGGGTGCGCGAACACGCTGAGCCGATTGCCTTCCACGACGGTGAGGCGCGCGAGATGTCGGCGCTACAGCGTGTTTTCGCGGCGGCCTACGCCAACTACCAGCAAGTGCTGCGTTGGCAGTTCAAGCTCAACCTCTTCCAGTACGCCCACAGTTTCCTGACCATCGTACTGCCCACCGTGATCATTGCGAACGAGGTCCTCTCCGGGAAGCTGGAGGTCGGCCGGGCGATCCAGGCCGCTGGCGCCTTCGCTGCCATTCTGAGCGCACTGACGGTGATTGTTCAGCATTTCGAGGGTCTTAGCCGCTTTTCCGCCGGTGTTGACCGGCTGCATGCCTTCTCGGAAGCCTTGGGGGATGAGGCAGGCCAGCCCGCCAGCGCCGCCGACGATGGCACGCAGATTCACACCGTGCATGGCTTTGATCTTGCCCTTGAGCGTCTGACGGTGCTCACCCCCAACCGCGAGCACCTGCTGCTTGAGGAACTCACGCTGGCCGTCAAGCCGGGCGAAGGACTGCTGGTCGTCGGGCCCAGCGGCACGGGCAAAAGTTCGATGTTGCGGGTCATTGCCGGGCTGTGGAACACGGGCTCGGGCGAAGTAACGCGACCGGCCGGATCGGACATGTTGTTCCTGCCGCAACAGCCCTACTTGCCGCTGGGCGACCTGCGCTGCCAGCTGACCTACCCGCAAACCGAGCGCGACATCTCGGACGAAGAACTGCTGCAGTGGCTTGAGCAGGTTAATTTGCCGACGCTGGCGGAGCGCTTCGGCGGCCTGGGCGCAGAACTGGATTGGTCCCGGGTGCTGTCCGTCGGCGAGCAGCAGCGGCTGGTCTTTGCCCGGGCCTTGCTCGCCAAGCCCCGCTACCTGCTGCTCGATGAGGCCACCAGCGCGCTGGATGCGGGCAATGAGGAGCGCCTGTACGGCCAGCTGGCCGTCCTGTCCATCACACCGATCAGCGTCAGCCATCACCAGGCCATCGTGAAGCACCACCATTGGGTGCTGGAACTGCCCGGTAACGGCAGCTGGACGCTGCATGAGGCAAGAGGCTACCGTTGGGGCCCGTAA
- a CDS encoding DUF3297 family protein, with product MNEATQFPPLPDRLSIDPRSPHHVAAVFEHDVGIRLNDKERLNVAEYCISEGWIKVPAGKTLDRKGNPLMITLKGSVQAFYR from the coding sequence ATGAACGAAGCCACTCAATTTCCGCCCCTGCCCGACCGTCTGTCCATCGACCCGCGCAGTCCCCATCACGTGGCTGCCGTATTCGAGCATGACGTGGGTATTCGATTGAATGACAAGGAGCGTTTGAATGTGGCGGAGTACTGCATCAGCGAGGGCTGGATCAAGGTTCCCGCAGGCAAGACGCTCGATCGCAAGGGCAATCCGCTGATGATCACGTTGAAGGGCAGCGTCCAAGCGTTTTATCGATGA